A stretch of DNA from Micromonospora peucetia:
GCTGCTGCGTGACCAGCTTCTCGGCGTCCTCGACCGGGTGCTCGCCGCCGGCACGACCGCCCTGGACTCCGCGCACCGGTACGCCGACGTGGTGATCACCGGCTACACCCACCGCCGGCCGGCGCAGCCCACCACCATCGGGCACGCCCTCGCCGGCTATGCCGAGGCGCTCGCCGGGGAGGCCGTCGGCTACGCCGAGCTGATCGACGCCCTCAACACCTCGCCGCTGGGCTCCTGCGCCTTCGCCGGCACCGACCTGGACATCGCCCCCGCCCGGGTGGCCGAGCTGCTCGGCTTCGACGGCCTGGTCACCAACTCCTACGAGGCGGTGGCCGGCGCCGACCACCTCGTACGGGTCGGCACCCTCAACGCCCAGGCGCTCGCGACCGGCGCCCGGCTGGCCCGCACCCTGATGGACTGGCTGACCTGGCGCTGGGTGACCACGCCCGGCGACTTCACCCAGGGCAGCAGCATCATGCCGCAGAAGCGCAACCCGGTGGTGCTGGAGCACCTCGTCTCGATGGCCGGCGCCACCGCCGCCGACGCCGCCTCGGTGCTCAACAACGTTGGCGCCGCCTGGTGGGAGGACTCCAACAACGCCACCACCGACGTGCAGGTGCGGCTCTGGGACAGCAACGACCGCACCGACCGGTTCTTCGCCCTGCTCGGCGGCTTCCTCGCCGAGATCGAGCCGCTGGAGCCGCCGTCGGCCGAGGAGATCGTCGCCTCCGGCGCCACCACCACCGCCGCGGCCGACGCGCTGACCCGGCACGGGGTGCCGTTCCGGGCCGCCCACTCGGTGGTCGGGCGGTTGGTGCGGGGTGGCGCCCCGGGCACCTGGACCGCGCAGACCGTCCGGGCCGCGGCTGAGGGGATCGCCGACGGGCTCGACGACTCCGCCGTCGCCGACCTGATCGCCGCCGCCGTACGCCCGGAGCTGGTGCTCGACCGGGCCCAGGTCGACGGTCCCGGCGCGGACGCGGTGCGGGCCCAGGTGGCGGTGCTGCGGGGCACCTTCGACACCGTCGCCGGCCGGCTGGCCGCCGTCCGTGCCCGCCTCGCCGCCGCCGACGAGGCACTGGACGCGGTCGCCGCGCAGGGGGCCGCTCGATGAGCGCGCGGGACGTGTCGGTCCGGGTCGCGAGGGTGGCCCGGTGAGCGTACGGCTGGCCGGCCGGGCCGCCCAGTCCACGTCGCCGGCCGGTGGCGCGGGCGTGCTGCTCGGGATCGACTTCGGCGGCACCAAGATGGCGGTCGGGGTGGCCGACGGGGAGGGCCGGCTGCTGGCCCGCGAGCGGGTCCCGACGTACGCCGAGCGGGGTGCCCCGCAGGCCCTGGACCGGGCGCTGGCGCTGGCCGCGAAGCTGGTGGGGGAGGTCGGCGCGCCGGTCGCGGCGGCCGGCATCGCCTCGCCCGGCGTGGTCCGCTCCGACGGCATCGACCTGGCCCCGAACGTGCCCGGCTGGGACGGGCTGCGCCTCGCCGACGCGGTCCGCGACCGGCTGACGGTGCCGGCGGTGGCGGTCGACAACGACCTCAACGCCGCCGCCCTGGCCGAGCTGCGGCTCGGCGCGCTCCGCGACGCCGACCCCGGCCTGGTGGTCGGGATCGGCACCGGGGTGGCGGCGGCGGTCACGGTCCGTGGGTCCGTGCTGGCCGGGCACCACGGCGCGGCCGGCGAGATCGGGTACGCCGTGACCGGCGGCCCGTGGCCGGGAACCATGCTGGAGCTGGACTTCTCCGGCCGGGCGCTGGACGGGCTCGCCGACTCGCTCGGGGTGTCGGGCGGGGCGCGGGGACTGGCCGCCGCCGCCGAGCGTCCCGGCCCGGCCCGGGACGCGCTGGCCGCCCGGGTGGACGAGCTGGCCCGGCACCTGATCACCTGCTGCCTGCTGCTCGATCCGCAGCGGGTGGTGCTGGTCGGTGGGGTGGCCGGCAACGCGCTGATCCGTGGCCTGCTGGGGGAGCGGATGGCGGCGGTCCTGCCGTACCCGCCGGAGGTGGTGTTGTCGCGCTTCGCCGACGACGCCGCGTTGCTCGGCGCGGTCATCCTCGCCGGTGAGGCGGTCCCGACGTCCCGTTGACCGGCCGGGTCTTTGCAAATGCTTGCAAGCCGCGAAGCCGACGATCCACTGCGGATCGTCGGCTTCGCGGTATTTGAGGAGTATGGGGTAGCCCTGCCGGGCGTCATGCCATTGTTGCCATGAAATTTCGAGAAGTTTGCTGCAAGGTATTGCAGAGGTTGCCAGCAATCGAGCATTGTCTTTGCTACGCGGACGGCCGTCCCTTCTCGTCAATGCCTCTTCGTCCCCGGAAGAAGGTCTCTCTGCCATGGCTCGATCGAAACCGCCCCTGCGCGTCCGTATCCTTCGCCTGCTCCTCGCCGTCGCCGTCGTCGCGTCCGGCGTCACCCCCGCCGTGGTCACCGCCGCCGCGCCCGCCCACGCCGCCGTCGCGCTCAACGACAGCGAGGTGACGGCCAACCTGTGGGAATGGAACTGGAACTCGGTCGCCGCGGCCTGCACCAACCACCTCGGCCCGGCGGGCTACGGCGCGGTCCAGGTCGCGCCGCCCCAGGAGTCGGTCAGCCTGCCCAACAGCGCCGACGGGGTGCACCCCTGGTACGAGGTGTACCAGCCGGTGTCGTACAAGCTGGAGAGCCGGTTCGGCAACCGTCAGCAGTTCGCCGCCATGGTCACCGCGTGCCACGGCGCCGGTGTCCGCGTCTACGTCGACGCGGTGGTCAACCACATGGCCGGCGTCAACAACGCCCCCGGCACCGTCGGCTACGCGGGCACCACCTTCACCGGCTACGACTACCCGGCCGTGCCCTACGGCAACGGTGACTTCCACCGCCCCGGCGACAACTGCCCGACCTCGGGCGGCATCAACGACTGGAACAACGAGTCCCAGGTGACCAGCTGCGAGCTGCTGGCCCTGTCGGACCTGTACACCGAGAAGGAACAGGTCCGCAACAAGATCGCCGCCTTTCTCAACGACCTGATCGGCCTGGGCGTCGACGGGTTCCGCGTCGACGCGATCAAGCACGTCAAGAAGGCGGACTTCGCGGCCATCCTCAGCAAGCTGAACAACACCGTCGCGGAGAACAGGCGTCCGTACGTCGCCCAGGAGATCTTCGACGGCGCCTCGAACGACGCGCTCAAGGCCCGCGCCTTCATCGGCAACGGCGACGTCCTCGACTTCGCCTACGCCAAGGGACTCAGGTCCAGCTTCCAGGGCTCGATCGCCAACCTCGCCAACATCGGGAGCTGGAACCTCGACGCGCCCAGCGCCAACGTCTTCGCCATGGTCACCAACCACGATCTCGAACGCGACGGGGTGGTGCTGTCCTACAAGAACGGCACCGACTACACCCTGGCCAACTACTTCGCGCTGGCCTACCCGCACGGTAAGCCCTCGGTCTACGACAGCTTCACCTGGTCCAACCGCAACCAGTCGCCGCCGGCCACCGGAAGCGGTCACGTGACCGACACCGCCTGCGGCGGAAACTGGACCTGCCTGACCCAGTCGACCGGGATCAAGGGCATGGTCGGCTGGGCCAACACCGCCCGGGCCGTCAAGAGCATCTCGGACTTCACCGTCGTCAACAGCAACGTCATCGGCTTCCACCGGGGCGACCGCGGCTGGATCGGCATCAACGACTCCGGCTCGGCCAGCACCGCCCAGTTCGTCACCGGCCTCGCCGACGGCGCGTACTGCGACGTCATCTCCGGTGCCGCCACGGCCGCCGGGTGCACCGGCACCACGGTCACCGTGACCGGCGGCCGGGCCAGCGTCACCATCCCGGCCAACGGCGCGGTCGCGCTGCACGCCAACGCCCGGGGCGGCCCCGCCGTCAAGATCGCCACCACGTTCACCGCCACGGCTCCGCTGCCCGCCGACCGGACGCTGCACCTCGTGGGCAACACCCCGGCGCTCGGCAACGGCGACCCGGC
This window harbors:
- a CDS encoding argininosuccinate lyase — translated: MSTPALTTYQRHHLRPTYDHHVGYLFPAMVRASQAHVVMLTEQGLVPADRGARLLRGLAELRADTAPAPEFDGTFEDTYYLMEKRLAQACGIPTSDLDVQMARSRNDLDAGVFRMLLRDQLLGVLDRVLAAGTTALDSAHRYADVVITGYTHRRPAQPTTIGHALAGYAEALAGEAVGYAELIDALNTSPLGSCAFAGTDLDIAPARVAELLGFDGLVTNSYEAVAGADHLVRVGTLNAQALATGARLARTLMDWLTWRWVTTPGDFTQGSSIMPQKRNPVVLEHLVSMAGATAADAASVLNNVGAAWWEDSNNATTDVQVRLWDSNDRTDRFFALLGGFLAEIEPLEPPSAEEIVASGATTTAAADALTRHGVPFRAAHSVVGRLVRGGAPGTWTAQTVRAAAEGIADGLDDSAVADLIAAAVRPELVLDRAQVDGPGADAVRAQVAVLRGTFDTVAGRLAAVRARLAAADEALDAVAAQGAAR
- a CDS encoding ROK family protein, with the protein product MSVRLAGRAAQSTSPAGGAGVLLGIDFGGTKMAVGVADGEGRLLARERVPTYAERGAPQALDRALALAAKLVGEVGAPVAAAGIASPGVVRSDGIDLAPNVPGWDGLRLADAVRDRLTVPAVAVDNDLNAAALAELRLGALRDADPGLVVGIGTGVAAAVTVRGSVLAGHHGAAGEIGYAVTGGPWPGTMLELDFSGRALDGLADSLGVSGGARGLAAAAERPGPARDALAARVDELARHLITCCLLLDPQRVVLVGGVAGNALIRGLLGERMAAVLPYPPEVVLSRFADDAALLGAVILAGEAVPTSR
- a CDS encoding carbohydrate-binding module family 20 domain-containing protein encodes the protein MARSKPPLRVRILRLLLAVAVVASGVTPAVVTAAAPAHAAVALNDSEVTANLWEWNWNSVAAACTNHLGPAGYGAVQVAPPQESVSLPNSADGVHPWYEVYQPVSYKLESRFGNRQQFAAMVTACHGAGVRVYVDAVVNHMAGVNNAPGTVGYAGTTFTGYDYPAVPYGNGDFHRPGDNCPTSGGINDWNNESQVTSCELLALSDLYTEKEQVRNKIAAFLNDLIGLGVDGFRVDAIKHVKKADFAAILSKLNNTVAENRRPYVAQEIFDGASNDALKARAFIGNGDVLDFAYAKGLRSSFQGSIANLANIGSWNLDAPSANVFAMVTNHDLERDGVVLSYKNGTDYTLANYFALAYPHGKPSVYDSFTWSNRNQSPPATGSGHVTDTACGGNWTCLTQSTGIKGMVGWANTARAVKSISDFTVVNSNVIGFHRGDRGWIGINDSGSASTAQFVTGLADGAYCDVISGAATAAGCTGTTVTVTGGRASVTIPANGAVALHANARGGPAVKIATTFTATAPLPADRTLHLVGNTPALGNGDPATSVPLTRNADGTWTATVDLPAATAISYRYLAKSGTTVVEQEAVSRTFTTPAGGTATRIDTYVPGPVGDTVATTFTVTATVTAGQEVYVVGSVPELGTWAPASAVRLPAEGGVFRGVVDLPKSAAVEYKFIKKTAAGGVTWESGANRALTTPAGGSHTVTETFRGDTAGPVAVSFHATATTNYGQNVYVVGNLPALGGWNPANAVALSPADYPIWRATVSLPPNTSVEYKYLKKNPDGSVTWESGGNRTFTTPAGGTNPRTDTWR